From Quercus robur chromosome 8, dhQueRobu3.1, whole genome shotgun sequence:
CCATTGTATATCGAATGCTCTTGTTATGCAGATGGCAAGGAACAATCCTCACTGGAGGAAGGAGAAATAAAGGACTCTGGTGGTAGTAAACATCTTGGGAACAATCCTACCTGCTCTCCTCCTGGTTTGCACACCCCACAGCGGGTGGATACTCTACCAGCCTGTACACGTAGACCTTGCTATGGGTGGATCAGCAGCAATGAAGAGCAGGGTCCTTTGCATGGAACAAAAGCGCCATTTCCAAAAGACATAGCAAGGTTTCTTCTTCGAATGGATGGGCGAAGAAAGCGCAAGACCAGGTGGGATGTTAGGCCTGAAGATATGTAATGTAGCTGCCTCTTTTGTACTCCATCGACTAGATTTTTGTAGAAGCAGAAAACTTGGCTGCACTTGTGAATCCTGAATTGCAGTTGATCCTAGATAACAATAgggttttattttgtaaaccATCACGGATAGACTCAACTGTAACTTGACTAGCTTTTTAGGAATATAGTTTAGATTTAGCTAGCATTTTCTTGAATTGTGACAACCTATGTATATGTATCTCCACTAAATTTATTAGAGTAACATTGCGTTTGACATTGGCTGAAAATGCAGCTTGTATTACTCTTTAGCttatttttgatactattcatgagtcctattgcattttttgatattatttatgggtctcaatgtattatttcaactagattttagttttttttacagtacttttagtaaaaagtttttagtttcagctaaataagttgttcctaaATGGACACTAAATATAATTATTCAACTAATTGATATGAAATCAAAGCAATCCACGGGACAAAGGGGAGAAAATTATCCATATTTGAAGTGTCTCTTTGGAAATAGATTATTtatatgaaattgaaaatattttgttgaaagtattgtaagTAAAGTTGAAATAGTACTGTGTGATTTATGAATAATGTCAAAAAGTGTAATAGGTctcataaataatagtaaaaaaaagattaatagaaaaaaaaaattgagactcttaaataatagtaaaaaaaaaaagatgaatagaaaaaaaaaaaatggctattAGATTAGGTAGCCTCGGTAACTACATTTATTTCTATCgttacaaaaacaattttcacaGCGATATTAGGCGTCTTTTAACAACTTGAATGCCGTCACGAAAAGTGAACTGGCTCGATATAAAACAGCCACGTGGACTAAAATAGATACCGCCAGGATATCCAAGCGATGTACACGTGTCCATTTATAATTCGTTAACCGACGGTTCTCTTAGTCCTTTCTACGATGTCCAAAAAAGCGAAATTATCATTACGCGGGCAacgaacaaaaaacaaaataatatcaGATAATTCAGTTTGCCTCTCTCTTTAGCTATAGCTCTCACAGTCTCACCGGATAAGCCTTTGGCTCTGaattcttcaattttattaaaCCCTAATAATTcaaatctctctttcttttctatgGCGCTAGGGTTTCAATTGGATTGAAAAGCCCTCTCTACGTTACGCtccaagagaaaaataaaaaaaatgaattttccGGCAACTTTTCGCGGGAATTTCGTCCCCATATCGCAGTGCAGCTCTTGTTGTGATTTTCGTTTTCGGCCCTATTTTGCTTGCTCAACTGGTTCTCGGCGAAAACGGTGTCGTTTCAGTACCTTGAAGTCGTACCAGGTTTCGAGGTAACTGTTTCGAATGGTATAGTGATTTATATAAAGGTTATCGAATTTAATTCATTAAAGTTTTGATTCATTTTGGTTATTGATATGTTAGATTAAGACTTTGTGGGAAGCGAGAGATTGCGTGTAGAGTGACTGATTCTGAGACACAGACTGACCCAGATAGCAATGACGATAAGGTAcaactttttaatatatttatgatAGGTTTGGTTTGAAATTTACCATATTGATGTACCATATTATCAGTAAAACTTAGTTACAGATACTTAGGTGCGTGATAACTTATGGGTTGTATTAACCAATGTGGAAAAACCAATGTTATCTTTTTCAAtgacaattaaatttaaccatGTGGTTTATTGGTTGACACAACCATA
This genomic window contains:
- the LOC126697692 gene encoding uncharacterized protein LOC126697692 isoform X2, with translation MEMMGGTSLKVILTRFYLTPFLKNKKMDASQDDTGGRDDIKALPAGPSPSSEPIHPSHSKLEAENATIQTNEALDSASQTIETPGAPSLTNQLDGKEQSSLEEGEIKDSGGSKHLGNNPTCSPPGLHTPQRVDTLPACTRRPCYGWISSNEEQGPLHGTKAPFPKDIARFLLRMDGRRKRKTRWDVRPEDM